From Proteus vulgaris:
CATACATTTCTCGAAATTTCCAGCCAGTATCAACATGTAGCAAAGGAAAAGGTAATTTAGCGGGATAAAATGCCTTGCGTGCTAAATGCAACATCACCGAGGAATCTTTGCCTATTGAATAAAGCATGACGGGATTTGCAAATTCAGCGACAACTTCACGCAGAATATAAATACTTTCTGCTTCTAATTGCTGGAGATGCGTTAACTGTGTTTCATTCATAACAACCTCGTTTAGGCAAAATGAACCAAAGATGAATGGTGCGAAGGTAAAGACGGATAAGCGTGTCTATCGCCAAACCACGCAAGTTGATGGTGCAATGCAGCCACCTCTCCTACAATTAATAGAGCCGGAGTGGGCGCTTTTTCTGCCAATTGCGCTAATTGCGTTAAATCACCCGTGAAAACTTGCTGATCACGGCGTGTGCCACAACTAATAACAGCGATAGGTGTTAATGGAGAACGTCCGAGTTTGATTAAACGCTGACTAATCAGTTCTGCTTTTGCCGTTCCCATATAAATAGCGAGTGTGTGATTAGCTTGCGCTAACGATGCCCAATCTGGTTCTATTCCATCAGCTTTACAATGTCCTGTCATAAAAGTGACACTTTGAGCATATTGTCGGTGAGTTAACGGTATCCCAGCATAAGCACTTGCTCCGCTGGCAGCGGTGACTCCTGGTACAACCTGAAACGCAATACCATGCGCGATAGCAATTTCGATTTCTTCGCCACCACGCCCAAAAATAAAGGGATCTCCCCCTTTTAACCGAACAACTCGTTTACCTAATTGCGCATATTTCACAATCAGTGCATTTGTTTCCTCTTGAGAAACACTGTGATGTCCAGCTCTTTTGCCCACACAAATAGTGTCAGCATCGCGTCGTACCAGTTCTAAAACTTCTGGGCTTACTAAACTGTCATAAAGGACGACTTCAGCTTGTTGAATAACCTGTAAACCACGCAATGTTAATAAACCTGCATCACCAGGGCCTGCCCCAACTAATGCGAGTTCACCTTGTTGGCTCTCTTTTTGTTTTAGCTGTTGTTCAAGTTGGGCCTCGGCTTGAACCAATTGATCACTCGCCACTAGAGTGGCAAATTTACCACCAAAGGCTTGTTCCCAAAAACGACAACGCGCTTGAAAAGTATCTAAGTGTTGTTTCACTTTATGGCGCCATTTTCCTGCAATTGTCGCCATTGTGCCTAATGAACTTGGCAATAAAGCTTCTAACTTCTCACGTATCATACGAACTAAAACAGGCGCTTTTCCCGCCGAGGAAATCGCAATCAAAATAGGGTTTCTGTCAATAATGGCAGGAAAGATAAATGAGCATTGAGGCTGTGAATCCACAACATTGACAAAAATATGTCGTGCTTGTGCATCAAGATAAACTTGTTGATTGAGTACACTGTCATCTGTAGCTACAATAACCAACATCATTCCTAATAGATGTTCAGATTGATATTTTGCTGACACCCATTCAATTTTATTTTGCTGATAAGCAAGATGTAATTCGTCACATAATTGAGGAGCGATCACTCTTAATCGAGCACCTGCTCTTAATAACAGCAAAGCTTTACGCGCGGCAACATGACCACCACCCACCAATAACACCGGGCGTTCTTTTAATTCCACAAATAAGGGTAGGTAATCCATACGCGTATCTCACCTTCATTGTTCACTTTATGAGTAACGACTATAAAAGGTGCTTTAGGGCTTATGAAATGACAAAAAGCTATGTGATGGAACAGAAAGGAATAAGGAAAAATAAAATAATTTCAATGAGTTATTTTTTTTCAAAACGACAAATAGGGCAATAGATTGAACTATTACCCTAATTATTTTATTGATAAATAATGGCGTTATTCGTGTAACCCACACTCACGTTTTAAGCCAAAAAAACGAGTTTCTTCTTCACTCATACCTTCTTCCCATTTTCGGGTTGTATGAGTATCACCCACAGAGAGATAACCTTGCTCCCATAAGGGGTGATAAGGTAAATCATTTTCTTTAAGATACTGATGAATTTGCTTATTATCCCAATCTACTATCGGTAAAAACTTAAAGATCCCTTTTGAGATTGAAAGCACTGGTAAATGCTCACGGCTTATAGATTGTTGTCGGCGAAGACCTGCAAACCATGTTTGAGCCTGTAACGTTTTTAATGCTCTCTCCATCGGCTCAACTTTGTTTATTTGGTTATAACGTTCAATCCCCTCAATGCCTTCTAACCAAAGTTTGCCGTAACGGGCTTCTTGCCAAGATGAAGATATTTCAGCTCGATACACCTTTAAATTAAGTTGTAACTGTTGAGTCAATGTATCAATAAACTGATAAGTCTCAGGAAACAAATAACCCGTATCTGTCAAAATCACAGGAATATCAGGATATTGCCTTGTAATTAAATGCAAACAGACTGCAGACTGAATACCAAAACTAGAGCTTAATACATAAGCTTTAGGCAAATGTGTTAAAGCCCAAGTAATACGTTCAATAGCGGTAAGTTGCTCAAGTTTTTGATTAATTTCAGCTAACGTTTTTTGTTGTTCTTCTATCGATAATAACCTTAGTTGTTCAAGCTGAAATATATTCATACCGCCTCCTGCACTTCATAAAAATCCACGGCAGAATTGAGTACAGGTTTAACAACATCGGTACGAATAAGGAAATCACCAAACCCTTCATTGTTATGGCGAGAAATGGCCCAATCACCAATCAATGAATCAAGTATTGCTATAATTTCTTGCGAGGTAATATTTTCACGATACATTCTAGGTATGCGTGTACCAATACGATTACCGCCTAAATGTAGGTTATAACGATCGGGGGCTTTCCCCACCAGTCCCACTTCTGCCAACATAGCGCGACCACAACCGTTCGGGCATCCAGTTACGCGCACAACAATGTGCTCATCACTGACGCCATGTTTTGTCATTAAGCTATCAAGTGTGTCGGTGAATGAGGGTAAAAAACGCTCTGCTTCAGCCATTGCCAATGGGCAAGTTGGAAAAGAGACACAGGCCATTGCATGTTCACGCAGTGGGGTCACCTTGTCATCAATTAATCCATATTGACGAGCAATAGCTTCAACATTTGCTTTTTCATTTTCAGGTACACCCGCCACAATCAAATTTTGATTGGCAGTAAGACGAAAATCACCTTGATGAATTTTAGCAATTTCAGCCACACCCGTTTTCAATGGAGCATCAGGCTTATCAATCAATCGACCACTTTCAATAAATAAAGTAAGATGCCATTTATCATCAACGCCTTTTAACCAACCAATTTGATCGCCTCTATGTGTAAATTCATAAGGCCGAATAGCATCAAAAATAACACCTGAACGACGTTCAACTTCCTGCTTAAATGTTTCTATTCCAACACGTTCTAATGTGTATTTTGTTTTTGCATTTTTACGTTCAGTACGATTTCCCCAATCACGCTGGGTCGTCACAATCGCCTCAGCAATTGCTAAGGTTTTTTCAATAGGGATATAGCCAAATTCACTGGCTAAGCGAGGAAAGGTATTCTTATCACCATGAGTCATCGCAAGACCGCCCCCCACCAGCACATTAAACCCGACAAGACGCCCATTTTCAGCAATTGCAATAAAATTCATATCATTAGCATGAAGATCGACATCATTATGAGGCGGGATCACCACCGAGGTTTTAAATTTCCGCGGTAAATAGGTTTCTCCTAAAATAGGCTCTTCATCTGTTGTTGCAACTTTTTCTTTGTCTAACCAAATTTCAGCATATGCATGAGTGCGTGGTAATAAATGCTCTGATATTTTTTTTGCCCACTCATACGCTTCTTGATGTAATGAAGATTGCACTGGATTTGAAGTACATAAGACATTACGGTTAACATCATTCGCTGTTGCTAGAGAATCAAGTCCTGTGGCGGCTAACATTTGATGGGCAGGTTTTACATTACCCTTTAAAATGCCATGAAATTGAAAAGTTTGGCGGTTAGTAATTCGAATACTGCCGTAAAGTGTATTTTTTGTCGCAAACTGATCAATGCTAAGCCACTGTTTAGGTGAGATAATACCACCGGGTAAACGACAACGTAACATCATCGCATGACGAGGCTCTAACATTTGCTCCGCACGTTCTGCACGAATATCTCTGTCATCTTGTTGATACATGCCATGAAAGCGGATCAATAGAAAGTTATCGCCTTCAAACCCACCCGTTAAACCATTTTGTAAGTCTTCTGTAATAGTGCCGCGTAAAAAATGACTCTCTTTTTTCATGCGTTCACTATCGGCCAGTTTCCCTTCAACCACTAAGGGCGCTTGAGTATGTGATTTCATTTAATAGACATCCCTCTGATAACGCCGTTCTAGACGTAGCTCACTTAAATATTCATCTGCTGCTTCACTATTTTTATTGCCATACTCCATCACAATATCTAACAACGCTTGTTCAACATCTTTTGCCATATGTGATGCATCACCACAGACATAAAGATAAGCGCCTTGTTGTAACCATTGCCAAATATCACTACCACGTTCACGTAATTTATCTTGTACATAAATTTTATGTGCTTGATCTCGTGACCATGCTAAATCAATATGGGTTAACAGGCCGCTTTTGACATAACGTTGCCATTCCACTTGATAGAGAAAATCTTCAACAAAATGAGGGTTACCGAAAAATAACCAGTTTTTACCTGTTGCACCGTCATTTTCACGCTGTTGCATAAAGGCTCTAAAAGGTGCAATACCTGTACCTGGCCCAATCATAATCACGGGTGCATCGTTATTGTTTGGTAAGCGAAAATGTTCATTCTTTTCAATAAAAACATTGACGGTATCGCCTTCTTTCAAGTTATCCGCTAAAAAGCCAGAAGCTCCACCAGTATACGCACGCGAGTTTACGTCATAACGCACAACGCCTAATGTAAGGTGTACTTCGTCTTCCACTTCTTGTTGTGATGATGCAATAGAGTAAAGGCGAGGAGTAAGAGGACGTAAAATATCCACAAAACCTTGTGCCGTTGGCTGAGCACAATATTGGCGCACCATCTCATTAATAGGGTGTTTTTGTGCATATTGCTGAAGCTTTGTTTTATCAGCAATAAGTGACAATAAATCTTCATGGCGTGTAAGTTGCGCATAGGCCTTGACGATAGGCGCGCTATTTTGAGTCAATTCACAATGATGTAATAAGGCTTCTTTTAAGGTGAATGTTTGAGATTTTAACGTGACAGGTTCATCACCTTTTAGCCACAATAACGTGATAAGTTCATCGACTTTTTCAGGCGAGTTATTAAACCAAACACCCAGTGCATCACCGGGTTGATATTGCAAATCAGAACCTTCAAGACTGATTTCAATATGGCGAATATCTCTATCCGAATTTCGACCTGTGATTTTTTGATTAGTCAGTAATGTGGCAGTAAAAGGCGCATCACGATGATAAATAGAAGTTTCTATCGTATCTGTTGTACCTGACTGCGTTTGCTGTAATACTTGCGTACTCTGTGCAGGTACTTTTACTTTTAAGATTTCTGTAAGCTGTTTTATCCATTCATCCGCAATGGCCTGATATTCAACATCAGCATCAACTCTAGGTAATAAGCGCATTGCACCAAGTTGGGCAATTCTTTCATCAAAGTCTTTGCCTGCCTTGCAGAAATGTTCGTAAGAAGTATCGCCTAAACTGAATACCGCATAAGACGTTTCCTTCATTTCAGCTGCTTTTTTAGAGTGCAGATATTTATAGAAAGCAATCGCTTCTTCTGGAGGCTCACCCTCTCCTTGTGTAGATGCAATAATAATTAAAGTTGTCGCTTTATGGATCTGCTTAAATTTATATTCACTGGCAGAGTACAACTCAACATTCAATTTATGAGCAACTAGATTATCTCGTAATTGTTCTGTCAGATGGCGGGCATTACCAGTCTGAGAAGCAGAGATTAATGTAATAGTCTCTTGTTCAGGAACTTGTGGTGAAACAACCGCTGTTGACACGGGTACGCCAGCATGATCCAACTGCCCCCATAAATACCCAGATAACCACGCAATTTGCGCTGTTGAGAGATCTTTTGTTGCATCCTGTAATTTATTCAATTGCTCTGGTGTTAATGGAAGCATTGATAATAATGGGGGTTGATTGCTCATTTATCCTGCCTTAAAAAAGCGATGCACTTATCTGTGCTTTATTGTTCTTTGATAATATTTCTAATATTGAGAGGGTATCTCACGACTAGAAGGTGAATTAAAGACCTGTTGGCTCTATCTAATAACCTTAAATGCTAAATTTATTTATCGGTTTCCTTTACCAATAAAATTAATAAGCAAAAAGGAACATAACAAGTCATTAAGATTAAGGGAGATTAGGCGTGATACGCTAAATCGGCTACACTGGTAGACTTCGTTCTATTTGTGTCTTTTTTTTACTAATTAAGTCAAGAGAGTTTTGATGACAACCACCATCTTTAAAGATTTTCAGTTTGAAGCCGCCCACCATTTACCGCATGTTCCTGAAGGCCACAAATGCGGGCGCCTGCACGGACACTCCTTTTTGGTTCGATTAGAGCTAACAGGTGAAGTTGATACACAGTCAGGTTGGCTTATTGATTTTGCTGATGTTAAAGCCGCATTTAAACCCACTCTTGAGCGTCTTGATCACTACTATCTTAACGAAATTGAAGGCCTTGAAAATCCGACCAGCGAAGTGCTCGCAAAATGGATTTGGCAGCAAGTAAAACCGGTATTACCATTATTATCTGCGGTAATGGTGAAAGAGACGTGTACAGCAGGATGTATTTATCGCGGTGAATAGCTCTGTATTAAGATTAAACCGTTATCACCTAAAAGAAAATCAGCCTTTTATTGGCTGATTTTTTTCATATTAAAAATCTGATCACGCAATATTTAAATACTTATGCGTTTGCATTGAGAAACGCCAATTACGTTCAATACAAGTTTTAATACATAATGCAGTTGCACTCTCTTTACAACTAATGGGCTGTAAAGCAACAACAGGTGCAGGTTGTTCTGTGCGTAATGCCAATAATGTATCCAACGCTTCAATATCTTTTTCACGTCCAACAGGATGTTTTATTTCATTAGCACGATTGATAGCGTTTGATAAAACACTAAAACCGCCTCGCATTCCCACTTTAGGTGAGAGTGTGACCCATGTTTTTTCACTACATAGAATGTCATGAGTACCGCTGGTTTCTATCTGGCAGGCAAAACCCGCTTGCTCTAATCCTTGCGTTAAAGGACGCAAATCATATAAACAAGGTTCCCCTCCCGTGATAACAACGTGTTTTGCACTATAACCTTGTTGCTGAAAAAGTGATAAAATTTCAGCAACACTGGCTTCGCCCCAAGTATCGCTTTCTTGCGTTTTAATCGGGATATCACCAAGAGGAACTTTTTTTTCGCCCTCTTTTTCCCAAGTATGCTTTGTATCACACCAACTACAGCCGACTGGGCAACCTTGTAATCGAACGAAAAGCGCAGGAACGCCAGTAAAAACACCTTCACCCTGTAAGGTTTGAAACACTTCATTAATGGGGTATTGCATAAGAAACTCTGATATCCAATGAATGCTGATGATTATTACAGATAACTATCTCACCGTAAGAGGCTTTATGATAAGGTACATGGTTTGTTTTGAATAGCTAACGTGCGAGAAGACACTGAAAAAGAGGATAGAGTTCCTCCGTTGGACAGAGATGGGAATACTTTAGATGCAAAAAGAGAATCAACTTTCACGAGGATTATCAGGGCGGCACATTCGTTTCATGGCGCTAGGCTCTGCGATCGGGACAGGTCTATTTTATGGCTCAGCTGCAGCCATTGAAAAAGCAGGTCCCGCAGTATTATTGGCTTACCTTATCGGTGGTGCTGCGGTATTTATGGTTATGCGTGCATTAGGGGAAATGGCCGTTCATCATCCTGTTGCGGGCTCTTTCTCACAATATGCTAGCCATTATATGGGACCTTTAGCAGGCTTCTTAACCGGTTGGAACTACGTTTTTGAAATGCTGATTGTTTGTCTAGCTGACGTCACAGCATTTGGTTTTTATATGAAACTTTGGTTCCCTGATGTCGATCAATGGATATGGGTATTAGGCATAGTTTGCTTTATTGGTGCCTTAAACCTTTGCCATGTGAAGATATTTGGGGAAATGGAGTTTTGGCTTTCTATTATTAAAGTCACCGCTATTATCGCAATGATCATTGGTGGTGTTGTTATTATGATGTATGGCTTTGGCCAACAAACTGAGCATCCTATTGGTATCTCTAACTTATGGGAGTTTGGTGGTTTTATGCCAAATGGTATTGAAGGGGTTATCGCCTCGCTTGCCATTGTGATGTTTGCATTTGGTGGGATTGAAGTCATTGGTATTACTGCCAGTGAAGCTAAAGATCCTGAGAAAACCATTCCTAAAGCTATCAATGCTGTACCGTTTCGTATCTTATTATTCTATGTTCTAACAATATTTATTCTAATGTGTATTTTCCCTTGGCAACAAATCGGCCATAACGGTAGTCCATTTGTACAGATTTTCTCAAATCTAGGGATCAATTCAGCTGCAAATATCTTAAACCTTGTGGTTATTACAGCCGCAATTTCTGCAATTAATAGTGATATCTTTGGGGCAGGTCGTATGATGTACGGTATGGCTCAAGAAGGGCAAGCACCTAAATCCTTTATGAAGCTTACCCGTAATGGCGTGCCTTGGATGACAGTACTAGTAATGTCAGTGGTACTGTTACTTGGCGTAGTGCTTAATTATCTTATTCCAGAGCAAATCTTTGTTTTAATTGCCTCTATTGCGACATTTGCAACAGTTTGGGTTTGGTTAATGATTTTACTTTCACAAGTCGCTATGCGTCGTAAGATGAGCGCTGAAGAAGTAAAAACACTTAAATTCCCAGTACCACTATGGCCTGTTGCACCAGCACTAACTATCGTCTTTATGGCGTTTGTTATCGCAATCTTAGGGTATTTTGAATCAACTAGAATGGCATTGATTGTGGGTATGGTATGGGTAGCGATTTTAACTATCGGCTACTATGTGGGTATCAAACCAAGAATGAACCAGAAATAAATCATATTTCTGAGTTAACCAATATTTAAGTTGGGCAATAAAGGCTGTGGATAATTTCACAGCCTTTTTCTTTATTACATAATAGCGATTGTTACTAAGCCAGTGCTTGTTCTAGATCTGCAATTAAATCATCCACATCTTCTAGGCCAATTGATAAACGAACCAAACCGTCACTAATGCCATGTCTTTGCCGTTCTTCTACACTATAAGTAGCATGAGTCATTGTCGCTGGATGTTGAGCTAAAGATTCGCAGTCTCCTAAGCTCACAGCTCGACTAAAAAGATTTAAGCGATTGAGAAACTCTCTACCTGCTTTAATGCCTCCTTTTAACTCAATAGCTATCATACCTCCAGCTAACCGCATTTGACGTTTGGCTAGTTCATATTGAGGAAAAGAAGTCAGCCCAGGATAATAAATAGTTTCGACTTTAGGATTATCTTCAAGGTATTGTGCTATACGTTGTGCATTTTCGCAGATCTGCTCCATTCTTATGCCTAACGTTTTTATACCTCGTAATATTAACGAGGCATCGTGAGGAGACAAACAAGCCCCTGTCATATCCTTTAAACCCTCAACACGTATTTTATTGGTTAATTCATGTGTAGTAATAATTGCACCCGCAGTCACATCGCCATGGCCTGATAAGTATTTGGTCATAGAATGCACAACAATATCTGCACCAAGTTTTAAGGGTTGTTGTAAATAAGGTGAACAGTAAGTGCTATCCACTATCACTAAAATATTATGCTGATGAGCTATTTCTGATATGTTTGCTATATCACTGACACGCATATTAGGATTAGCAGGAGTTTCAAAAAAAATTATTTTTGTTTTCTCAGTAATCGCTTCTTTCAGTTTTTTTAGATTAGTTAAATCAACGTGTTTTATTTTAATGCCAAACTTGGCAAGCCCATGATTAAAAAAAGTAAAAGTACATCCATAAAGTGTCATATCTGCAATCAATTCATCACCAGGCTGAAGTAACGACCAACAGGTTGATGTAATCGCGCCCATTCCTGAAGAAAAAACAACTGCACCTTCACCATCTTCTAATTGTGCTAAACGTTTTTCTAATAAATCTAATGTAGGATTAGAAATCCGTGAATAAAAATGTCCTTTTTGCCGCCCTGCAAAACAATCAGCTCCATATTGAGCCGTCGGAAAAACAAAAGTAGACGTTTGAAAAACAGGAGGCACTAACGCCCCCTGAGAGTCTAACGGAGAATAACCATAATGTATTGCTTGAGTATTAAAATGTTTATTACCTTGCGTCATTACATCACCTAATTATTAATTAGTTTTCTATTCGTTGGTTATTTTCCCCGATAATTTGAACTGTTCTTAGAATAATAGAAATTCCTTTAAGCGTATCAGGATTTCTTAATAACGCAAAAGTTGATCCTAAAGTATATTTTTTATCTTGATAAATAGATTCTTTCTTTGCCATATTATAAGCGGCACTTAATTCCCATACTGGAATTAATGTTTCTTCAAATGCGACCGACAGTTTTTCAACCGTTGCGTTATCCATAATATCTATTGAATCTGATATTAAAGATAATAAATCGACGATATTATCAAACCGCTTTAATGCTAATAATGGTCTTGCTTTTTCTAATAAATGTTGAAGATGTAATTTATCTTCATCCGTTAACAGTTGAATATCTGCTGGGCTTAAATTATTTTCACTCATTATTGTATCCCCTATAATAATCCTCTAACTGTTGCCCAATATAAACCTCTGTTATAACTATTACGTAATAATCCCCCTAACTTTGTT
This genomic window contains:
- the cysG gene encoding siroheme synthase CysG — protein: MDYLPLFVELKERPVLLVGGGHVAARKALLLLRAGARLRVIAPQLCDELHLAYQQNKIEWVSAKYQSEHLLGMMLVIVATDDSVLNQQVYLDAQARHIFVNVVDSQPQCSFIFPAIIDRNPILIAISSAGKAPVLVRMIREKLEALLPSSLGTMATIAGKWRHKVKQHLDTFQARCRFWEQAFGGKFATLVASDQLVQAEAQLEQQLKQKESQQGELALVGAGPGDAGLLTLRGLQVIQQAEVVLYDSLVSPEVLELVRRDADTICVGKRAGHHSVSQEETNALIVKYAQLGKRVVRLKGGDPFIFGRGGEEIEIAIAHGIAFQVVPGVTAASGASAYAGIPLTHRQYAQSVTFMTGHCKADGIEPDWASLAQANHTLAIYMGTAKAELISQRLIKLGRSPLTPIAVISCGTRRDQQVFTGDLTQLAQLAEKAPTPALLIVGEVAALHHQLAWFGDRHAYPSLPSHHSSLVHFA
- a CDS encoding phosphoadenylyl-sulfate reductase — encoded protein: MNIFQLEQLRLLSIEEQQKTLAEINQKLEQLTAIERITWALTHLPKAYVLSSSFGIQSAVCLHLITRQYPDIPVILTDTGYLFPETYQFIDTLTQQLQLNLKVYRAEISSSWQEARYGKLWLEGIEGIERYNQINKVEPMERALKTLQAQTWFAGLRRQQSISREHLPVLSISKGIFKFLPIVDWDNKQIHQYLKENDLPYHPLWEQGYLSVGDTHTTRKWEEGMSEEETRFFGLKRECGLHE
- the cysI gene encoding assimilatory sulfite reductase (NADPH) hemoprotein subunit; the encoded protein is MKSHTQAPLVVEGKLADSERMKKESHFLRGTITEDLQNGLTGGFEGDNFLLIRFHGMYQQDDRDIRAERAEQMLEPRHAMMLRCRLPGGIISPKQWLSIDQFATKNTLYGSIRITNRQTFQFHGILKGNVKPAHQMLAATGLDSLATANDVNRNVLCTSNPVQSSLHQEAYEWAKKISEHLLPRTHAYAEIWLDKEKVATTDEEPILGETYLPRKFKTSVVIPPHNDVDLHANDMNFIAIAENGRLVGFNVLVGGGLAMTHGDKNTFPRLASEFGYIPIEKTLAIAEAIVTTQRDWGNRTERKNAKTKYTLERVGIETFKQEVERRSGVIFDAIRPYEFTHRGDQIGWLKGVDDKWHLTLFIESGRLIDKPDAPLKTGVAEIAKIHQGDFRLTANQNLIVAGVPENEKANVEAIARQYGLIDDKVTPLREHAMACVSFPTCPLAMAEAERFLPSFTDTLDSLMTKHGVSDEHIVVRVTGCPNGCGRAMLAEVGLVGKAPDRYNLHLGGNRIGTRIPRMYRENITSQEIIAILDSLIGDWAISRHNNEGFGDFLIRTDVVKPVLNSAVDFYEVQEAV
- the cysJ gene encoding NADPH-dependent assimilatory sulfite reductase flavoprotein subunit — protein: MSNQPPLLSMLPLTPEQLNKLQDATKDLSTAQIAWLSGYLWGQLDHAGVPVSTAVVSPQVPEQETITLISASQTGNARHLTEQLRDNLVAHKLNVELYSASEYKFKQIHKATTLIIIASTQGEGEPPEEAIAFYKYLHSKKAAEMKETSYAVFSLGDTSYEHFCKAGKDFDERIAQLGAMRLLPRVDADVEYQAIADEWIKQLTEILKVKVPAQSTQVLQQTQSGTTDTIETSIYHRDAPFTATLLTNQKITGRNSDRDIRHIEISLEGSDLQYQPGDALGVWFNNSPEKVDELITLLWLKGDEPVTLKSQTFTLKEALLHHCELTQNSAPIVKAYAQLTRHEDLLSLIADKTKLQQYAQKHPINEMVRQYCAQPTAQGFVDILRPLTPRLYSIASSQQEVEDEVHLTLGVVRYDVNSRAYTGGASGFLADNLKEGDTVNVFIEKNEHFRLPNNNDAPVIMIGPGTGIAPFRAFMQQRENDGATGKNWLFFGNPHFVEDFLYQVEWQRYVKSGLLTHIDLAWSRDQAHKIYVQDKLRERGSDIWQWLQQGAYLYVCGDASHMAKDVEQALLDIVMEYGNKNSEAADEYLSELRLERRYQRDVY
- the queD gene encoding 6-carboxytetrahydropterin synthase QueD; its protein translation is MTTTIFKDFQFEAAHHLPHVPEGHKCGRLHGHSFLVRLELTGEVDTQSGWLIDFADVKAAFKPTLERLDHYYLNEIEGLENPTSEVLAKWIWQQVKPVLPLLSAVMVKETCTAGCIYRGE
- the queE gene encoding 7-carboxy-7-deazaguanine synthase QueE — encoded protein: MQYPINEVFQTLQGEGVFTGVPALFVRLQGCPVGCSWCDTKHTWEKEGEKKVPLGDIPIKTQESDTWGEASVAEILSLFQQQGYSAKHVVITGGEPCLYDLRPLTQGLEQAGFACQIETSGTHDILCSEKTWVTLSPKVGMRGGFSVLSNAINRANEIKHPVGREKDIEALDTLLALRTEQPAPVVALQPISCKESATALCIKTCIERNWRFSMQTHKYLNIA
- a CDS encoding amino acid permease; amino-acid sequence: MQKENQLSRGLSGRHIRFMALGSAIGTGLFYGSAAAIEKAGPAVLLAYLIGGAAVFMVMRALGEMAVHHPVAGSFSQYASHYMGPLAGFLTGWNYVFEMLIVCLADVTAFGFYMKLWFPDVDQWIWVLGIVCFIGALNLCHVKIFGEMEFWLSIIKVTAIIAMIIGGVVIMMYGFGQQTEHPIGISNLWEFGGFMPNGIEGVIASLAIVMFAFGGIEVIGITASEAKDPEKTIPKAINAVPFRILLFYVLTIFILMCIFPWQQIGHNGSPFVQIFSNLGINSAANILNLVVITAAISAINSDIFGAGRMMYGMAQEGQAPKSFMKLTRNGVPWMTVLVMSVVLLLGVVLNYLIPEQIFVLIASIATFATVWVWLMILLSQVAMRRKMSAEEVKTLKFPVPLWPVAPALTIVFMAFVIAILGYFESTRMALIVGMVWVAILTIGYYVGIKPRMNQK
- a CDS encoding methionine gamma-lyase → MTQGNKHFNTQAIHYGYSPLDSQGALVPPVFQTSTFVFPTAQYGADCFAGRQKGHFYSRISNPTLDLLEKRLAQLEDGEGAVVFSSGMGAITSTCWSLLQPGDELIADMTLYGCTFTFFNHGLAKFGIKIKHVDLTNLKKLKEAITEKTKIIFFETPANPNMRVSDIANISEIAHQHNILVIVDSTYCSPYLQQPLKLGADIVVHSMTKYLSGHGDVTAGAIITTHELTNKIRVEGLKDMTGACLSPHDASLILRGIKTLGIRMEQICENAQRIAQYLEDNPKVETIYYPGLTSFPQYELAKRQMRLAGGMIAIELKGGIKAGREFLNRLNLFSRAVSLGDCESLAQHPATMTHATYSVEERQRHGISDGLVRLSIGLEDVDDLIADLEQALA